cgcagccttaggctacggccccagtggtcACTACTGCATGTGCGTCTGACTGCCTGGCGGCATGTGCACTGtatgtaaagccctctcccgccttaaacctttctcactgactgccccgcacctcaagaatgcccttcccctcaatacccgactggcacttctctatccacctttaagacccatctgcttaaaaaagcatatgagtagcaccgtagatattagtagacacatgatacataaagcttgcccccccccccccccccggagatgcacttaccagaacgccctcctgctgtctctgtacattcctccttcataccaattagattgtaagctcctcggagcagggactcctcttcctaaatgatacgtttatgtctgaagcacttaattcccatgacctgttatttatattatttgttatttatatgattaccacgggtattactactgtgaagcgctatgtatattaatggcgctatacaaataaagacatacaatacaatacaacacaacacaacaccttGTTACATCAATCCCACTTTCTGTTTAGTTGCACCGGAAGAAAACTCACCTTTGTGTCACTTGTGTCATCTTGTCGATGAATTTTTAATTACAACAgtgtttttcatttattttttaagtaataagAAAGTAGTCACTGGTGTGGCCTGTGGCTCCCATTCCAATCAAACTGTGGGTACATACAAGTGAGCCATCGTATATACATTGTTCTCcattaacttctgttcacctcaaAAACTggagagaagaaagaaaataCAAGTCACATTATTATCAACTTACCCTTTTTCAGCTttgtataaaatatacattactttgagacctcactaactgtcccaattttagaTTTGTAAATTGTGggagaaacgaggaagaacagaaccttgtggctttccagtaccacaggaaaatctactacagaacctgcacagacctcccccccacacacacagatcctggtttggagatgaatatgggagagagcttggtatcaaggggggtacgctgtggaaaagtaacgcgccagcacaaggtaatcaggaatatgtgtgttagGTGGTTTTTATAtctctattgtcttattactgatgttaaattgCACTTGGTGATAGACCTGCATACACCATTACATATTTATCGGAACGGGGCGACCGGCAGAAATAccgcaaatattttatcacctactccaggctggcgttagctctgtctttcctatgtatataatggccaatatactgccaggctctgatctggaggtatatGTAAAATTTAGCTTGAGGGATATTTTTATCAGAtgtaatttgttcaaatgatttaatcCTATTATTACCCTCCAGATGTCTTAAGTCTATTAATTCCGTTAGTTTTCCAGATTGAAAAGTCTGCCCTAtccaggcccggagcgaaatcctTGTTTGCCCATAATGGGGTCATTTGAGTTCCCTTCGTAGTCAGTTTACACGCAAATTTGGTAGACTCCCAGATGGATAACGAATTGGTCATTGAGGCAAGCAGCCCTGTTCCAGCTTTTTTAGCTGATTTTGGGGTCCAGATCAGATTGTTTAACTCCAATGGGGAGTAACACTCCTTTTCCAAAGCTACCCTCTGTTTCAAGTCTGGGTCTGTTTGCCATTGGGAGATTTTGGCCTAATtgtgctgctttatagtaggataacaagcaaggtaccgctagccccccTTCTACTTTTTGTTTTAACAAGATTTGTTtctttactctcggttttttgcctccccatataaatttggagaTCGCGgattgaagtgagagtatgtccttcaatctcagtggcactggtagagtctgGAACAGGTATAAGACtcgtgggaggaggttcattttaataCTGTACATCCTTCCTATCCAAGATATATTGTAGCTGGCCCATTTTCTGATGCTCTCTCAGTATTCTGAACAATTTGGGGTAATTTGCCTcaatatatagatttatattctTTGGTGATGTTTATCCCTAGACATTTGATTGCTTTCTGTTGACAATTAAAGTTAAAATTGAGTGCGATCAGTTTTTCCACGTCTTTCGGGAGATTAATATTTAGTGCGtctgatttggcctgattgaTTTTAAATCCCAAAATCCTTTTAAATTTCCCTAACAAGTCAAACAGGTTTGGGAGCGAGGTCAGGGGTTAGAAATGGTCATGAAGACATCGTCGGCATAGAGCGCCACCTTATGTGATTTGGTTATTCAAAGTTACTCCTGTGATGTCTGGGCTCATACGGATGTGGGTTGCCAGCGGTTCCATACAGAGAGCGAACAAGAGGAGCAAGAGTGGACAGCCCTGTTTTGTACCGCTCTTGAACGGAGtggatgggaagccctggtgctgAACCTTGGCGGCTGGATTTGAATACAAGGATAGTATAGCGTTTACTAATTTTTCCCTGAATCCGAGCGCTCCAAGCCTGGCTCTCAGATAtgcccagtcaatcctgtcaGATGCCTTTTCTGCGCCCAGACTTAATACCATAACTTTTAACTGTTTAgaattggctatttctagcagataaataattcgtcgggtgttatctgccgcttgatGATCTTTAATGAtccgggtgtattagtctgggcaggatatgactcaatctattggcaaTTAGTttggtgtatatttttatatccaTGTTTATtagggagattggcctatagcttttgcAGTTAAGCGGATCCTTACCGGGCTTTATAGATAAGGgatatggacgcttggagcatctgttccgggaaAGGACTTTTCTCCAACACCGCGTTAAACATACTTAGCATATGTGGGGGTGTTTGGATTTgaaataaaaacatcaccatcacatacaatttctgtgacaaaatagAGACAAAGGACAAAGAAATTTCacttaaaatgaacgtgctttgcacacacacttttttttgatAACTAATGCCTAATTTCACCTAATTTtctaaatatgtattttttttttgtctcgtcTAGTACAAAGGCAAGTTCCTAATCCACCTGTGCCAACACTGCAAGattgcttttagcagtcaggataACCTCCTCtaacatctgaagttcaaacacccaaatgagtatatggaaaagatgaggacagaacaatcttgcaacattccaataaatatgacagaaaatacATCTTTCAACCAatcaaggcaattaataaacaatgtaactgcatCTCATTCCAAAAAACAGATATTAGCAGCTGCCAtaggaaaagatcttggagaaagtgggaagagtctgacttggttatcagaGCAGAACACAcagaagaggacacacacaggggagagactgcatgtatgtggggaatgtgggaaaggatttagtttgtcatccagcctggacaaacatatgaggacacacacaggggagaaaccgtatgtatgtggggaatgtgggaagggatttagtttgtcatccagcctggacaaacatatgaggacacacacaggggagaaaccgtatgtatgtggagaatgtggaaagggatttagtgtgtcatccagcctggacaaacacatgaggacacacacaggggagaaaccgtatgtatgtggggaatgtggaaagggatttagtgacttatcccaactggacacacacaagaggacacacacaggggagagaccgcatgaatgtggggaatgtgggaagggatttagtgacttatccagcctgagaaaacacaagaggacacacacaggggagagaccgtatgtatgtggggaatgtgggaagggatttagtttgtcatccagcctggacaaacatatgaggacacacacaggggagaaaccgtatgtatgtggagaatgtggaaagggatttagtgtgtcatccagcctggacaaacacatgaggacacacacaggggagaaaccgtatgtatgtggggaatgtggaaagggatttagtgacttatcccaactggacacacacaagaggacacacacaggggagagaccgcatgaatgtggggaatgtgggaagggatttagtgacttatccagcctgagaaaacacaagaggacacacacaggggagagaccgcatgtatgtggggaatgtgggaagggatttagtgtgtcatccagcctggacaaacacatgaggacacacacaggggagaaaccgtatgtatgtgggaaatgtggaaagggatttagtcatttatcacatctggacacacacaagaggacacacacaggggagagaccgcatgaatgtggggaatgtgggaagggatttagtgacttatccagcctgagaaaacacaagaggacacacacaggggagagaccgcatgtatgtggggaatgtgggaagggatttagtgagttatacaacctgaacacacacaaaaggacacacacaggggagaaaccgtatgtatgtggggaatgtggaaagggatttagtgtgtcatccagcctgagagaacacaagaggacacacacaggggagaggccgcatgtatgtggggaatgtgggaagggatttagtcagtcatccagcctgatcacacacaagaggacacacacaggggagaaaccatatgtatgtggggaatgtgggaagggatttagtgacttatcccacatgatcagacacaagaggacacacacaggggagagaccgcatgtatgtggggaatgtgggaagggatttagtcagttatcatatctgaacacacacaagaggacacatacagtggagagaccgcatgtatgtggggaatgtgggaaggaatTTAGTCAGTTATCACATCTGAGCACACACAAGAGGAGACACTCAGAGGAACAAACGGTCTGTACAAACATCCAGCGCGACCCGGCCAGATCGCATACTTCCGTATTGATGCAGTGTCGTGACGTAATTGCGTAgtgacgtccctgacgcgtttcgtcgcaacagtGCTGGATGTTTGTACAGACCGTTTGTTCCTCTGAGCCGAGTGAGACACCTAGCCGAGCAGCAGAACACCCACCGAAAGGCTGCACCTGGTGGTTTACAATCTTCATCGACTGCAAACACGGAGTATCATCTTTCCTGTGGATCTTATCCTTGGATTGCGGTGATATTGCAGCTTGGCGGTGATATCATTTCACAATTGTGCATTTAtatttgacatcttgtgagtgcgattcttatccctccccttctcccatccccaatccaataaattgttacttttttacgctatggggcgcgcgctctctcctcttttcttgtCTACAGGTTccactggatgtggttcatccatttGAGAGCAGCCTGAAGTTCCCCTTCTATTGGATTTAACTACATATATCCTGTGGACTTTCTATTGGGACTGGttctatatttgtatattttttatacatatacttttatatacaatattattgcattttttgttctatttcttcTTTCACTGGTTGTTTGATCGGTCATTCTGTTATTATtagttgtatatatttatatattcatatatgttGGTGATTATCACTTTATATATTCACGAGTTTagatacaatatacatatatatattttttacatgttCACATTATAGCACACTAATTACGTAACCACTGGCGCTACTTCcttgtttgttttgtgtgtgtgtatatatatatatataatcacagcaCTATGCCCACCTGCCCAGCACTTGCTCCTCAGCTAATCACCTGACACCTGTCCCACATCTGCCTTGTACATAAGGCTCCCTTTCCCGCAAAAACGGAACTAGCCCAAATCTACACCCAGAGGTGAACGAGGGGCTTCCAGTGTCCCATTAGCCGTGTGTACCTATGTATGGGAAAGATAAAGGTGCACAAAATATAAGAACAAACAGAGTAATAAGGATCCTAGTGGATGCTGCCACAATGTGTAGGAAACGCACAAGTCCAATAAATATAAGGGAAGAAAAAACAAAGGGCGCAAACCACTGTAAACAATGTTTAAAATAACAAACACTTGTAGGGATATGGTGTAATGAAAGTCCAATCTGTAGAATACAAAAAGGGGGGAGACCTAGAAATAAGAAAAATAGCCAAATATGGTGAAATAAGTATGTTCAGTGACACACAACGCAAGCACAGATTCTACTTACGAAGTGATAGATAATAATGTGCGTCAGGATAAAATCTTAGTCTTTAACtgcaatagtgtgtgtgtgtctgtgtctgtgtcaaatcacccaaaaatctactcgccacctagctccgcctctagtcccacccccccaaaattgaagaaattcctagtaagaacaacattcatttttttacATAAGTTtagttattgtattacatttatactttactacaattagcccttggtGAACCAAAATAAAGAAAGCTGCCTATTATGTCGCACTCGAGAAAGCACCCTTAGCTAAattaaaaatactatttattaatgaattcattaaaatatatttattgcagcgaaATATACAGTGAACCAAatgattaaaacaaattaaaaatgaaggaggtgtctgtgtgctaTTTAACAAAGACGACAGTGTAAATGAGAGAATAGCTATTATTCACTGTCTTATCCCACGGTGAGATAATTATACTCGCCGTGGTAATGGCTATTCAAATACAATTTTAAATCGTCAAGTGACTACTCCTATATAGGTGAGAGTGTTGATGATTGAAGGACGGCTACTGGCTCCGTGTGTCCGTGACCATATTTGTATGTGGGGTAATGTAATCCaacctctatatacacatacacaggcattACCAGACCATCAGGCTCAGAAGTAACTGAGCCTGTAGGTCTGTCCTGGTGAACAACTTGACAAATAATAGCCAAATACTCTTAAAAAGAATATAAAAAGAACATAGCTCTCTTAGACCACAACCTGTGGGTTTAACACTCAAATTACAAACTATATAGGATATAGTCAGAGCGTTGTGCTTCCCATGACGAAGGCTCCAAAACGCTCTGACAGAAATGAAGCACCAGACCTCTCCGATTAGGCTGCGTACCTGGTAGTAGCGCTAAGCCTGCCCAACatgtttcaccgttgtggcttcatcggggCCAGTTTCAAAGTGAATACTTGTGAAATCAATTTACCAACACAGCTAAATTCGAGTATGGGTATACACGGACCTATCAGCACCACTATAGATGGTCAGATGACCTGGCAACAGCCAATCAGGGTAGATCAAGCTTATGTAACCCACTATGAAGCGTGGTTATGACGTGTCGCTAGAGGACCAATCAGAGTCTGACACTAATCAGCAAATATGGCGATAGATGCACATAAATACTCATTAGGAACACtttgaaactttttttttgtgtgtttttcaatatatatatatatatatatatatatatatatatatatatacagtgttcgacaaacctatacatttgcacgccccgggcaagtggatttaacatcgtggcgagctcctattggcccaagcagcacacgtgtggttataggtggcgagtagatttttttgttcggcgagtagattttttggtgatttgtcgaccactgtatatattgtggtgccatcgctgtcctctaggggctgaatagggcagttatatgactttgcagctctcatagagttcaTCCTCTCTTGCTTGGCTGGTAACCTGCTGGCTAATTAATCAGGAAGTGCCTTAAAAGCATGGAAGCAGCACGGCACTGGGAGACAgttttcccagagaagggggagacagaggatcTTCCCAGCCACCAGGAGCTGGCTAAAGAAGCctgagacactgctgagagagctgtgctgaagcagtgacatcgCCGGTTGGACTCACAGATAAGCCAAACCCTTATTTTCGGTATACAGAGACTTTATGTGCGTAGCAataatatctgtttggggtggaatgagcttagctatccacccgggttagtaagggttgctgctgaaatgtgtagttagctttcctaatggaaataggatttgattttattatttggtttttctcaaaaggacggtgggcctattcatatgatttatccctgtaaataaacccctgcttagaaagtacagtgtttcctgcctcatttgggataaaagagtctgcaatgtggtgtcggcatcacaatatatatatatatatatatatatatatatactgtatatatatatatagaacgcgtttcacccgtcggtgggcttcttcccgggaagaagcccaccgacgggtgaaacgcgtagtgTTTACTCTCTGACAGCCCCCATGTAATCTTTATTTGGATGGACTTGTGAAGGATCTGTTGCAGCATTTTTTGATTCTCTTTATTTCTGCTATGCACAAACATTGGAACAAACCTTCTACAATCTGATGGACACATGCCTCACGCAACCCTGCTACAGCTAAGTATTAACTCTCTTTGCTGTCTGGGCATtacttgtccttgcagtgctatgcactgctgtattttccatttgtatgactctgtttgttagcatgtcattaataggtatatttttttgtttgctgcatcagttctcattgttttctttttttggggaattgctaggcagggtatgattattatttttatatcatttttttccctgtttgcctttctcttccccctttatttttggtaatatattatttttcctggctgtatactgggtcattgatcatatacttttcctccatgccacaatccatcatatatctctctattaggcattcatgccagtagggatttataatattttgtattaccttcaagggttatattaaactacttttgtgttatcttatactatattagtgaaagcactgtatgtttgcctgcctgcctgcctgcatgcctgcctgcctgctggatgtccggtgtccctaggggaaatctcattggtcccttgggccgcccccgcacacctctcattggcctgaggcggagtgacggcccaaaggacacacagggacacacacacacacacacagggacacacacacacacacacacacacacacacacacagactcacacacacacacacggactcacacacacacacactcacacacacagggacacacacacacagtaggggggggtgtacattagcagcatatataacccgggggggggggcctcacatacccgccggagcctccgcctcttcctccccgaaatcagcctccacacccacgctttcaaacactcccccccccccggcgccgctacagtcagcggaggagcggccacaacaagctgcctcccgcctcagatccacgtgggagcggccggacgggtgagtgagcggccttcacccacccctcaccccccttcaaatcacctcccctccaccccccccccccccccccggcgtcgctacagtcagcggagcgagcgagcgcccgggacacagcgggggagcggccacaacaagctgcctcccgcctcagatccacgtgggagcggccggacgggtgagtgagcggccttcacccacccctcacccccttcaaatcacctcccctccaccgcccccccggcgtcgctacagtcagcggagcgagcgagcgcccgggacacagcgggggagcggccacaacaagctgcctcccgcctcagatccacgtgggagcggccggacgggtgagggagctgccggacgggtgagtgagcggccggacgggtgagggagcggccttcacctcccctcaccccccttcacctcccctcaccccccttcacctcccctcacccccttcacctcacctcccctcacccacccctcacctcccctcaccccccttcacctcacctcccctcactccacctccctccaccccccccttcacctcccctccaccccccccccttcacctccccttcacctcccccccccttcacctcccctccaccccccctccaccccccttcacctcccctccaccccccccccttcacctcccctccacccccccttcaactcccctccacccctccacccccccccccccttcacctcccctccacccccccccccccccccccttcacctccccccccccttcacctccccccccccttcacctcccctccaccccccccccccttcacctcccctccaccccccccttcacctcccctccacccccccccttcacctcccctccaccccccccttcacctcccctccacccccccccccccttcacctcccctccaccccccccccccttcacctcccctccacccccccccccccttcacctcccctccacccccacccccccttcaccttcccttcactccccccttacaacctcccaccacctcctcaccacctccacccccccttcccacctcccccaccccccttcccaactccccaccacctccccccccttcccaccacctccccttcccccccctccttcccaccacctcccccccaccacctccccccccaccacctccccccccacccccccccttccctgaggcggagtcacgggccaaaggacacacagggacacaaacacacacagacacacacacagacacacacacacacgtagacacacacacacgtagacacacacacacacacagacgtagacacacacacacgtatacacacacacacgtatacacacacacacgtatacacaaacacacacacgtagacacaaacacacacacgtatacacaaacacacacacacagacacacacgtagacacacacgtagacacacacgtacacacacgcacgtagacacacacacaagtacacgtagacacacacacatgtacacgtacacacacacacacacatgtacacgtacacacacacacatgtacacatatactcacacacatggagacgtgtacacacacacatggggacatatacacacacatggagacatacacacacacacacacatgtacacatacacacaactcacacacgtatacacacaggtatacatacacgtaatgtatacacacacacacatgtatacacacacatgtatacacacacacacgtatacacacacacacatgtatacacacacacacgtatacacacacacgtgtatacacacacacgtgtatacacacacacgtgtatacacacacatgtgtatacacacacacatgtgtacacacacatgtgtacacacacacacacatgtgtacacacacatgtgtacacacacacacatgtgtacacacacacacacacgtgtacacacacacgtgtatacacacacatgtgtatacacacacatgtgtatacacacacacatgtatacacacacacatgtatacacacatacacatgtatacacacacacacacacacacacatgtatacacacacacacacgtatacacacacacatgtgtatacacacacatgtgtatacacacacaaacatgtgtacacacacacaaatacacacacacacacacacacacttatacacacacacacacacatacaatgtatacacacaaacatgtatacacacacacaaacatgtatacacgtgtatacacacatgtgtatacacacacacgtatacacacacacaatatatacatacacacaatgtatacacacacacatgtgtatacacacacgtgtatacacacacacacgtgtatacacacacacacgtgtatacacacacacacgtgtatacacacacacacacgtgtatacacacacacacgtgtatacacacacacgtgtatacacacacacgtacacatacacacacacacacatgtatacacacacatacaatgtatacacacaaacatgtatacacacacacaccccagcaccaccacatcagcacaccggtatcccatgcccccccagcacactggcattctcggctccccaccattcccagcccccatcaacaccatcagcacccacacatcgccacctttgcacctcccccatcggcacacccacatccgcacccccacatcagcaccaaaccctcccaaatcagcacaccaatacaatcaccatcagtacagccacagcagcactaccaccgcacatgggccgcgtggaccactccccacccaaatgccacacccacaccacaaacatcccgggcaacgccggggctctcagctagtaatttatattcatttagacacattctagttttttttaggtaaaatagaattcattcactagattaacagtcccccttttatccaatatatttttgatacatatattttgttaggctgtctttagtatattcatgtttttaagttagtgtgtcttgctgttatttcaataaaatcttgttcatttttctgactctgcagtgcatctggttcttgcaatataatctttattagtagattttctttaggtgtaatttagagtgctaacaagggggttgtctttgtccttttcatttgtgtgttctatatagttgttattatcccctagcaccaacaAGCTCTATAACTTTTCTAACTGATTTAATTTggggtttatattttattttacccctaTAGTCAGTATTAATCTGGGGGCttgatttaacctttaatattaggtgttgagcaacttcctttttggtgtgttttatatatatatatatatatatatatatatatatatatatatatatatataaagcagaaaatagccgtgttagtccagttgcgatagtgcagaataaatgagttcttcagtattgggtgataccttttttattggactaacaatttatgtcataggacaagctttcgagagttctcctctcttcttcaggtcaagcaatactgatatacaaaggaatctatggctaaaacagtgtggaaaGAGGGGGAAAATaaccaacaaaaaaaacagatatttactgtagatacgGTAGGGTgttgtgtttgaagccaggggacagtgtcaaagaaaggtggggagggggaaggatactgggggggggagagaaagtgtggataagaatagaggcaagcaggataattacaagcaattttgatagggtgtgagaaaacccatgtccgcattatgtcctttggttttggtttcaaaa
The Ascaphus truei isolate aAscTru1 chromosome 13, aAscTru1.hap1, whole genome shotgun sequence DNA segment above includes these coding regions:
- the LOC142464997 gene encoding uncharacterized protein LOC142464997, with amino-acid sequence MEKMRTEQSCNIPINMTENTSFNQSRQLINNVTASHSKKQILAAAIGKDLGESGKSLTWLSEQNTQKRTHTGERLHVCGECGKGFSLSSSLDKHMRTHTGEKPYVCGECGKGFSLSSSLDKHMRTHTGEKPYVCGECGKGFSVSSSLDKHMRTHTGEKPYVCGECGKGFSDLSQLDTHKRTHTGERPHECGECGKGFSDLSSLRKHKRTHTGERPYVCGECGKGFSLSSSLDKHMRTHTGEKPYVCGECGKGFSVSSSLDKHMRTHTGEKPYVCGECGKGFSDLSQLDTHKRTHTGERPHECGECGKGFSDLSSLRKHKRTHTGERPHVCGECGKGFSVSSSLDKHMRTHTGEKPYVCGKCGKGFSHLSHLDTHKRTHTGERPHECGECGKGFSDLSSLRKHKRTHTGERPHVCGECGKGFSELYNLNTHKRTHTGEKPYVCGECGKGFSVSSSLREHKRTHTGERPHVCGECGKGFSQSSSLITHKRTHTGEKPYVCGECGKGFSDLSHMIRHKRTHTGERPHVCGECGKGFSQLSYLNTHKRTHTVERPHVCGECGKEFSQLSHLSTHKRRHSEEQTVCTNIQRDPARSHTSVLMQCRDVIA